CACCCTATTTAGTTTTTGATCGAAACGTACAAACGCAATTTACTAAAGCTTCAATAAACATACCGATGCCCATCATATACATCGCTATCATGTTTTTGTTAGCAAAAACAAAATACAATAAAATTGCATAAAAAATTAGCATGAATAATGAAAAAGCCTTAGAATTTCCTGCCATATTATCACCACCAAAATTTATTACAGTTCTATTCTAATACAGTTTTTAAATAATTAGAAACAAACTTTGGCTTGCCTAAAAAAATTAATATTTGTATATAACTAATTCACCATTAATATAATTAGCCATATAGACCTCTGAAACATCCAATCCTCGCTTCTCTAATTCCGATTCGACCCAAGCTTCATCTTTACCAGAAGTTGCCAATTCGTCCATATCAATTTTCCCATCCAAGATAATTGGATATTTATAACCATCTTCATTTTTCAAAATAATCGTCAATTGTCCATTACGTTCAAAGACCGCTCGTGTGACCTTTCTAACATCTAAAACGCCCGCCTGACGTAATTTAAACGACAAATCATTTGCCGACAGACCATTTTTCAACGCTAAATCAACATCGACGCGGCCATTTTTTACAATCACTTGCGGAGTTCCTTTGATAACTTTCTTGAAGAAATTATTGTGATTAGTTAAGAACTTAGCCACAAAGACTACCAAGGTCCAAATCAAAAGAACCAAAGTAAATTGTAAGATCGTAATACTAGAATTGTA
This sequence is a window from Companilactobacillus alimentarius DSM 20249. Protein-coding genes within it:
- a CDS encoding DUF421 domain-containing protein encodes the protein MVLLYGDLTLKFIIGFLFMVLQINLFGRGNIAPTSAIDQLQNYVLGGIVGGMIYNSSITILQFTLVLLIWTLVVFVAKFLTNHNNFFKKVIKGTPQVIVKNGRVDVDLALKNGLSANDLSFKLRQAGVLDVRKVTRAVFERNGQLTIILKNEDGYKYPIILDGKIDMDELATSGKDEAWVESELEKRGLDVSEVYMANYINGELVIYKY